A window from Entomoplasma freundtii encodes these proteins:
- the rnmV gene encoding ribonuclease M5, which translates to MIKTIHEVFVVEGKTDTQKLQKILGPNVKTLETHGLRLDQEFFAFLNQLNHQCGLIIFTDPDTAGQKIRQRLLNVLDGPVKQAFLPKTAFNSKKKKKGVAEADDEAILTVLNQLMTFDACQSDCLTWTEYLKLNLNDKKQRDLLAQKLHWPTTLTSKTFYKWLNWSGQTQEKIRILLED; encoded by the coding sequence ATGATAAAAACTATTCACGAAGTTTTTGTGGTTGAAGGTAAAACCGATACCCAAAAACTACAAAAAATTCTTGGTCCCAATGTCAAGACTCTTGAAACCCACGGTTTGCGCCTCGACCAAGAATTTTTTGCTTTTTTAAACCAACTTAATCATCAATGTGGACTAATCATTTTTACTGATCCAGATACAGCAGGTCAAAAAATCCGGCAACGACTTTTAAACGTTTTGGATGGTCCAGTCAAGCAAGCTTTTTTGCCAAAGACCGCTTTCAACTCCAAAAAAAAGAAAAAAGGGGTGGCAGAAGCTGATGATGAGGCCATCCTTACGGTTTTAAACCAATTAATGACCTTTGATGCGTGCCAAAGTGATTGCCTTACTTGGACTGAATATTTAAAACTTAATCTAAATGACAAAAAGCAACGTGACCTTTTAGCACAAAAGTTACATTGACCAACAACATTAACTAGTAAAACTTTTTATAAATGGTTGAATTGAAGCGGTCAAACCCAAGAAAAAATTAGAATCTTATTGGAGGATTAG
- the dnaN gene encoding DNA polymerase III subunit beta, with product MEFKINRNVLLDNLNKANRIIDFKAVNPTLTGILLDVSPNQVTITSTNNSLSFKAYLNSDNAQLEVATTGKILLKGKYILEMLRRLDQEIVTLVNIENSELTIKNSNTEFNCGLLESEEYPLLGFKERGVEINLKPTSFRRALSQTIVSIDETNKKMILTGMNFRIQNQALMVSTTDMHRISQKKISLDIDSSTQCNVTVPYKTVVELMRLLDGVKVLKMVVSEGYLTFLMDNMVFQSTLIDGQYPLVEGVFPKDFNLTLKVNQKVFLKALSRADLSAETGLAPIINLNIQQTKMVMKADLVEIGNFEEDFFDFESDATMPMTINFNLKYLIEAIRSFNDNLELKFVGSTNPLLITQVDDENLKQVILPTYISN from the coding sequence ATGGAATTTAAAATTAACCGTAACGTTTTGCTAGACAATTTAAATAAAGCTAATCGAATTATTGACTTCAAAGCTGTCAATCCCACATTAACAGGGATTCTTTTGGATGTTTCACCAAATCAAGTCACAATCACCTCAACTAATAATTCATTATCATTCAAAGCCTATCTAAATAGTGACAATGCTCAATTGGAAGTTGCAACTACAGGGAAAATCCTTTTAAAAGGCAAATATATTTTAGAAATGCTTCGTCGTCTCGATCAGGAAATTGTAACGTTAGTCAACATTGAGAATTCTGAACTAACAATTAAGAATTCAAATACTGAATTTAATTGTGGATTACTAGAGTCAGAAGAATATCCACTTCTTGGTTTTAAGGAACGTGGTGTTGAGATTAACCTCAAACCAACTAGTTTCCGTCGTGCCTTAAGTCAAACGATTGTGTCAATTGATGAAACAAATAAGAAAATGATTTTGACAGGAATGAATTTCCGCATACAAAACCAAGCTTTAATGGTTTCTACAACCGACATGCACCGAATAAGCCAAAAAAAGATTTCTTTGGATATTGATTCATCAACACAATGTAACGTAACTGTTCCCTATAAAACTGTTGTTGAGTTAATGCGCTTATTGGATGGGGTCAAGGTTCTTAAAATGGTGGTTTCTGAGGGCTACCTAACTTTCCTAATGGATAATATGGTTTTCCAAAGCACCCTAATTGATGGCCAATACCCACTGGTTGAGGGAGTTTTCCCCAAAGACTTTAATTTAACTTTAAAAGTTAACCAAAAAGTTTTCTTAAAAGCCCTAAGTCGTGCAGATTTGTCCGCTGAAACTGGACTGGCACCGATAATTAACCTTAATATCCAACAAACTAAAATGGTGATGAAAGCTGATTTAGTAGAAATTGGTAATTTTGAAGAAGACTTCTTTGACTTTGAAAGTGATGCCACTATGCCAATGACAATTAATTTCAACCTCAAATATTTAATCGAAGCCATTCGTTCATTTAATGATAATCTTGAGCTGAAATTTGTCGGTTCAACCAATCCACTTTTGATTACTCAAGTTGATGATGAAAATTTAAAACAAGTAATTCTACCAACATACATTAGTAATTAG
- the rsmA gene encoding 16S rRNA (adenine(1518)-N(6)/adenine(1519)-N(6))-dimethyltransferase RsmA, with protein sequence MTIQAKKHFGQNFIKDPGLIQKIVNLIPSSPEPGLVIEIGPGKGALTRELIKRFPQVVAIEIDSDLADYLATTIDSPKLEIINEDVLEINFEQLIQKYGKPNQPVYLISNLPYYITSPILFQVFANSQIFHKAIFMMQQEVAQRLTAEKNEHNYNNLSVVASFFGDKRYEFLVKSHYFQPQPKVDSAVISLTFKNDFLQKVTNPDLFVAFVRQLFNNRRKTILNNLGTYLGDKQKAKLVLEQVKIDPQKRPENLGLTEFLEIFELLDS encoded by the coding sequence ATGACAATCCAAGCAAAAAAACACTTTGGGCAAAATTTTATTAAAGACCCTGGGTTAATTCAAAAGATTGTTAATTTAATCCCTAGTTCACCAGAACCTGGTTTAGTGATTGAAATCGGTCCTGGAAAAGGCGCCCTAACTCGCGAACTAATCAAGCGTTTTCCCCAGGTTGTAGCTATCGAAATTGATTCCGATTTAGCGGACTATTTAGCAACCACAATTGACTCACCAAAACTTGAAATCATAAACGAAGATGTTTTAGAAATTAATTTTGAACAGTTAATCCAGAAATACGGTAAACCCAACCAACCAGTTTATTTGATTTCAAATTTACCATATTACATTACTAGTCCGATTTTATTCCAAGTGTTTGCTAATTCCCAAATCTTTCATAAAGCAATTTTTATGATGCAACAAGAAGTTGCTCAGCGGTTGACAGCTGAAAAAAATGAGCACAACTATAACAATCTATCTGTTGTCGCAAGTTTTTTTGGGGATAAAAGGTATGAATTCTTAGTTAAAAGCCATTATTTTCAGCCTCAACCAAAAGTTGACTCCGCCGTTATTAGTTTGACATTCAAAAATGATTTTTTACAAAAAGTAACCAATCCGGATTTGTTTGTAGCTTTTGTACGTCAACTCTTTAATAACCGTCGAAAAACCATTTTAAATAACCTTGGTACTTACTTAGGCGACAAACAAAAAGCTAAATTAGTTCTTGAGCAAGTAAAAATTGATCCTCAAAAACGCCCTGAAAATTTAGGATTGACCGAGTTTCTAGAAATTTTTGAACTTCTTGATTCATAA